A window from Hymenobacter volaticus encodes these proteins:
- the alaS gene encoding alanine--tRNA ligase codes for MSLPTASHVRQQFLDFFASKGHHIVPSAPIVVKDDPTLLFINSGMAPFKDYFLGNKPAPFKRIVDTQKCLRVSGKHNDLEEVGYDTYHHTMFEMLGNWSFGDYFKKEAIAWAWELLTDVFKLPKDRLYVTYFEGDQGDGLGPDTETQDLWRQYVAEERILPGNKKDNFWEMGDTGPCGPCTEIHIDLRDEAEVAAKSGRELVNADHPQVVEIWNNVFMEFERRADKSLLKLPQQNVDTGMGFERLMMAVSGVKSNYDTDVFQPLIQFIAKEVGLEYHGTSPATVNDQPATENEKTDIAIRVIADHIRTISFTIADGQLPSNVKAGYVIRRILRRAVRYAFSSLNQKQPFLYKLVPVLADQMRNIFPELKAQQQFVQRVIEEEEIAFLKTLETGLRRLDALEETAKANGNRIDGKTAFELSDTFGFPLDLTALIAREKGLTVDEAGFKVELEAQKNRSRNAQEAEQSDWTIVTPSEEQPAFVGYDQDEAPARILRYRRTDRKGKTEYQVVLDQTPFYAEQGGQIGDTGYLESPLSKVRVLDTKKENDLIVHTVLELPQDLDAEFTARYDHARRAQIQRNHTATHLLQAALRDVVGTHVAQKGSLVNEKLLRFDFSHFTKVTDDQLRQVETIVNEKIRQQIPLDERRNVPIAEAKNLGATALFGEKYGEFVRVITFDRDFSVELCGGTHVRTTGDIGYFKITAESAVGAGVRRIEAVTAEAAESYVNQQLDLLAQVREALGNPQQLLTSIEKLSEETAGLRKQIEQFAQQSINQQKEQLVGQVKPLGGVNFLAAQVQVTSADGLKTLAFNLRQAVPNLVAVLGAEIDGKPQLAVMLDDELAKGGKLNASTLVRELAKEIQGGGGGQPFFATAGGKNAAGLTAAIGKAEELVEKSL; via the coding sequence ATGTCACTTCCTACCGCCAGCCACGTCCGCCAGCAATTCCTTGATTTCTTTGCTTCCAAAGGCCACCACATCGTGCCCTCGGCCCCGATTGTGGTGAAGGATGACCCCACGCTGCTGTTTATCAACTCGGGCATGGCCCCGTTCAAGGATTACTTCCTCGGCAACAAGCCCGCGCCCTTTAAGCGCATCGTCGACACCCAAAAGTGTTTGCGCGTGTCGGGCAAGCACAACGACCTGGAAGAGGTAGGTTATGATACTTACCACCACACCATGTTCGAGATGCTCGGCAACTGGTCGTTCGGTGACTACTTCAAGAAGGAGGCCATTGCCTGGGCCTGGGAACTGCTTACCGACGTATTCAAACTGCCCAAAGACCGACTCTACGTTACGTACTTCGAGGGTGACCAAGGTGACGGCCTCGGCCCCGATACCGAGACGCAGGACCTGTGGCGGCAGTACGTGGCTGAGGAGCGCATTTTGCCCGGCAACAAGAAAGACAACTTCTGGGAGATGGGCGATACGGGTCCGTGCGGCCCCTGCACCGAAATTCACATCGACCTGCGCGACGAAGCCGAAGTAGCCGCCAAGTCAGGCCGCGAGTTGGTGAATGCCGACCACCCGCAAGTGGTGGAAATCTGGAACAACGTGTTCATGGAGTTCGAGCGCCGTGCCGACAAGTCGCTGCTGAAACTGCCGCAGCAGAACGTGGATACCGGCATGGGCTTCGAGCGGTTGATGATGGCCGTGTCGGGCGTAAAGTCCAACTACGACACCGACGTATTCCAGCCGCTCATTCAGTTCATTGCCAAGGAAGTGGGCCTGGAATACCACGGCACCTCACCCGCCACGGTTAACGACCAACCCGCTACCGAAAACGAGAAAACTGATATTGCCATCCGGGTTATTGCCGACCATATCCGTACCATCAGCTTCACCATTGCCGACGGTCAGCTGCCGAGCAACGTGAAGGCTGGCTACGTAATCCGCCGCATCTTGCGCCGGGCGGTGCGCTATGCTTTCTCATCACTGAATCAGAAGCAACCGTTTCTGTACAAACTAGTGCCCGTGCTGGCCGACCAGATGCGCAACATTTTCCCCGAATTGAAAGCGCAGCAGCAATTCGTGCAGCGCGTGATTGAGGAAGAGGAAATTGCCTTCCTGAAAACCCTGGAAACCGGTTTGCGTCGCCTCGATGCTTTGGAAGAAACGGCCAAAGCCAACGGCAACCGCATCGATGGCAAAACCGCCTTCGAACTTTCGGATACCTTTGGTTTCCCGTTGGACCTTACGGCTCTTATAGCTCGTGAAAAAGGCTTGACAGTAGACGAGGCAGGATTTAAGGTAGAGCTGGAAGCTCAGAAAAACCGCAGCCGCAACGCCCAAGAAGCTGAGCAGAGCGACTGGACCATCGTGACGCCATCGGAAGAGCAGCCAGCTTTTGTAGGCTACGACCAGGACGAGGCCCCGGCCCGCATCCTGCGCTACCGCCGCACCGACCGTAAAGGCAAAACCGAGTACCAAGTGGTGCTCGACCAAACCCCGTTCTACGCCGAGCAGGGCGGTCAGATTGGCGACACCGGCTACTTGGAGTCGCCGTTGAGCAAAGTGCGGGTACTGGACACCAAAAAGGAAAACGACCTCATCGTGCACACGGTGCTGGAGTTGCCGCAGGACTTGGACGCCGAGTTTACGGCCCGCTACGACCACGCCCGCCGCGCCCAAATTCAGCGCAACCACACGGCTACCCACCTGCTGCAAGCTGCTCTGCGCGATGTAGTAGGCACCCACGTAGCGCAGAAAGGCTCGCTCGTAAACGAGAAGCTGCTGCGCTTCGACTTCTCGCACTTCACCAAAGTCACCGACGACCAGCTGCGGCAGGTGGAAACTATCGTCAACGAGAAAATCCGCCAGCAAATTCCGCTCGATGAGCGCCGTAACGTGCCTATTGCCGAGGCTAAAAACCTGGGTGCTACGGCGCTGTTCGGGGAAAAGTACGGCGAGTTCGTGCGCGTCATCACCTTCGACCGCGACTTCTCGGTGGAGCTGTGTGGCGGCACCCACGTGCGCACCACCGGCGACATCGGTTACTTCAAAATCACGGCGGAAAGTGCTGTGGGCGCCGGGGTGCGCCGCATCGAGGCTGTAACCGCCGAAGCTGCCGAAAGCTACGTCAATCAGCAACTCGACTTGCTGGCCCAGGTGCGCGAAGCCCTCGGCAACCCGCAGCAGCTGCTGACCAGCATTGAGAAGCTCAGCGAGGAAACCGCCGGTTTGCGCAAGCAAATCGAGCAATTCGCGCAGCAAAGCATCAACCAGCAGAAAGAGCAGCTAGTGGGTCAGGTGAAACCCCTGGGCGGTGTCAACTTCTTGGCGGCCCAGGTGCAGGTAACGTCGGCCGACGGCCTGAAAACCCTGGCTTTCAACCTGCGCCAGGCTGTGCCTAACCTTGTAGCTGTGCTCGGGGCTGAAATCGACGGCAAGCCCCAGCTAGCCGTGATGTTGGATGATGAACTAGCTAAAGGAGGAAAGCTGAATGCATCAACGCTAGTGCGCGAACTGGCCAAGGAAATCCAGGGCGGCGGCGGCGGACAGCCGTTCTTCGCCACGGCCGGCGGCAAGAATGCAGCCGGTTTGACGGCCGCTATTGGCAAAGCCGAGGAGTTGGTGGAGAAATCATTGTAA
- a CDS encoding MerR family transcriptional regulator, producing MPYKERDIEKQYFTIGEVAAQFNVAPSLIRFWETEFEELRPRKSKKGNRLYTPQDIDIFRTIYHLVKERGYTIPGARDMIKQKGPQLKEKIDVIQSLEKVRKFLINMKKELDAIGKAQS from the coding sequence ATGCCTTATAAAGAGCGCGACATCGAAAAGCAATACTTCACCATCGGCGAGGTAGCCGCGCAGTTCAACGTGGCGCCGTCGCTGATACGGTTTTGGGAAACCGAGTTCGAGGAATTGCGCCCGCGCAAAAGCAAGAAAGGCAACCGCCTCTACACGCCCCAAGACATCGACATCTTCCGCACCATTTACCACCTCGTGAAGGAACGCGGCTATACCATTCCCGGTGCCCGCGACATGATCAAGCAGAAAGGCCCCCAGCTCAAAGAGAAAATCGACGTGATTCAGAGCCTGGAGAAAGTGCGCAAGTTCTTAATCAACATGAAGAAAGAGCTGGACGCCATCGGTAAGGCGCAGAGCTAA
- the dprA gene encoding DNA-processing protein DprA, translating to MNDTDTLLYEVALTLFPGIGPQMTRQLMSYGGSAKNVLHLPPGKLRKVPGVGPATVAILTGAERTAALKQAESILHKAEKEEVKLLFYTSKQFPARLKQIPDAPTLLYYQGTADLNQPKIIALVGTRKATDYGREQTERLVQGLVQHRPLVVSGLAYGIDIAAHRAALQEGLETVGVMATGLDIIYPPAHRKTAEKMRTQGGLLTEFPFGTQPDKYNFPSRNRIIAGLSDGTVVVEAAKKGGALITADLAMGYNRDVLAVPGPLGSVASEGCHELIKANKAALYSEPQDLEQQLNWDSALQFHGKHKGPTTHDSADFTAAEFSVIEVLQATKEEHIDNLAWKTQLPMHQIASLLLGLEFQNIVKALPGKRFTLL from the coding sequence ATGAACGATACGGATACTCTACTATACGAAGTCGCTCTTACCCTTTTTCCTGGCATCGGGCCGCAGATGACGCGGCAGTTAATGAGCTACGGTGGTTCGGCTAAGAATGTGCTGCACCTGCCCCCGGGCAAACTGCGCAAGGTTCCAGGCGTGGGGCCAGCCACAGTGGCTATCCTGACGGGCGCCGAACGTACGGCGGCCTTAAAACAAGCGGAGAGTATACTCCACAAAGCGGAAAAGGAGGAAGTGAAGCTACTTTTTTATACCTCCAAGCAGTTTCCCGCGCGGCTAAAGCAAATTCCTGATGCTCCTACGCTGCTCTACTACCAAGGCACTGCCGACCTCAACCAACCAAAGATTATTGCTCTCGTTGGCACCCGCAAAGCCACAGACTATGGCCGTGAGCAAACCGAGCGGCTGGTACAAGGCCTGGTACAGCACCGCCCCCTGGTGGTAAGTGGCTTGGCCTATGGCATCGACATTGCGGCCCACCGTGCCGCCTTGCAGGAAGGCTTGGAAACCGTGGGCGTCATGGCTACGGGGTTAGACATTATCTACCCGCCGGCTCATCGCAAAACCGCCGAAAAGATGCGTACCCAAGGCGGTTTGCTTACCGAGTTTCCGTTTGGCACCCAGCCCGACAAATACAATTTCCCGTCTAGAAATCGAATTATTGCCGGGCTGTCCGATGGCACGGTGGTAGTGGAAGCGGCCAAGAAAGGAGGCGCGCTTATCACTGCCGATCTGGCAATGGGCTACAACCGGGACGTGTTGGCCGTGCCTGGCCCGCTCGGCTCGGTGGCTTCGGAGGGCTGCCATGAGCTCATCAAGGCAAACAAAGCCGCTCTTTACTCCGAGCCCCAGGACCTAGAGCAGCAGCTTAATTGGGATTCGGCTTTGCAGTTTCATGGCAAGCATAAGGGCCCGACAACTCATGATTCGGCGGATTTCACGGCGGCCGAATTTAGCGTAATCGAGGTGCTGCAAGCCACAAAGGAGGAGCACATCGATAACCTAGCATGGAAAACGCAGTTACCGATGCACCAAATAGCCTCTCTTCTACTTGGCCTCGAATTTCAAAATATTGTTAAGGCGCTGCCTGGTAAGCGGTTTACCTTGCTGTAA
- a CDS encoding aminotransferase class IV — translation MLLYNGQLLLDEDFALTLPNRGLFFNDGFFETLVWTDGSIRYLPHHLARMERAAAALGLTLPPELVTAEGLTHMLGKLATGSAHRLRLQLWRSGGGLYAPETTECSWLATTRPFQPNDAPLATTGFAETVQTRLSLVSFCKGPESLTYVLAARERIQRNLDELILLDTAGHVAETVSAAIFWISDNCLFTPALTTGCVAGVRRAHLLQVAKKHGLECQEGLFQPAALLRAETVFTANVAGIRVLSGVGEVRWDTVSPLLFSIRGWEAGQ, via the coding sequence ATGCTCCTCTACAATGGTCAGTTGCTACTTGATGAAGATTTTGCGCTGACCTTACCGAACCGGGGGCTGTTTTTCAACGATGGCTTTTTTGAGACGCTGGTGTGGACCGATGGCAGCATCCGCTACCTGCCGCATCACCTAGCCCGAATGGAGCGCGCGGCGGCAGCATTGGGTCTTACGTTACCGCCCGAGCTAGTTACGGCCGAAGGCCTGACGCATATGCTCGGCAAGCTAGCAACCGGCAGTGCGCACCGTCTTCGGTTGCAATTGTGGCGCAGCGGTGGCGGCCTTTACGCTCCCGAAACCACTGAGTGTAGCTGGCTGGCCACAACGCGGCCATTTCAGCCCAACGATGCGCCGCTAGCTACGACTGGCTTTGCCGAAACGGTCCAAACCCGGCTTTCACTGGTTTCATTCTGCAAAGGCCCCGAAAGCTTGACGTACGTGCTAGCCGCTCGGGAAAGAATTCAACGCAACCTCGACGAACTGATATTACTGGATACTGCCGGCCACGTGGCCGAAACCGTGTCGGCAGCCATTTTCTGGATATCCGACAACTGCCTGTTTACGCCCGCCTTAACTACGGGATGCGTAGCGGGGGTACGACGTGCACACTTGCTGCAAGTAGCGAAAAAGCATGGATTGGAGTGCCAAGAAGGACTATTTCAGCCCGCGGCTCTACTACGAGCAGAAACTGTGTTTACCGCCAACGTGGCCGGCATCCGGGTGCTAAGCGGCGTAGGTGAGGTTCGATGGGATACGGTGTCTCCGCTCCTATTCTCGATCCGAGGTTGGGAGGCGGGGCAATAG
- a CDS encoding TIGR03643 family protein translates to MSKETIVAKSLSAADTDRIIEMGWEDRTPFEAIEAQFGLLEKEVIALMRTTMKPSSFRMWRKRMAGRTTKHRALQAEEPRHFKANQQRSISMNKISKR, encoded by the coding sequence ATGAGCAAGGAAACCATTGTAGCCAAGAGCCTATCGGCGGCCGATACGGACCGCATTATTGAGATGGGTTGGGAAGACAGAACTCCCTTTGAGGCGATAGAAGCGCAGTTTGGTTTACTTGAAAAAGAGGTAATTGCCTTGATGCGGACCACAATGAAGCCTTCATCGTTTCGCATGTGGCGCAAGCGTATGGCTGGCCGCACCACCAAGCACCGTGCCCTACAAGCCGAAGAACCTCGTCATTTCAAAGCCAACCAGCAGAGAAGTATTTCGATGAACAAGATCAGCAAGCGGTAG
- a CDS encoding serine hydrolase domain-containing protein, which yields MTANRCAILTWLFASTLSFASAQSTAPATGRNLKSQLDLVVQREGAAFIKEPTRVGLSIGIIKDKQTYFYNFGTTEKGTNKAPTQNTVYEIGSVSKTFASLLLAQAVAEKRLSLEDDVRNYLKGAYPNLAYAGKPIKLLHLANTTSALPDNLPDRSAVLQQANPDSIPALILRAARTYTKQNFYDDLHTVKLDTVPGLIPRHSNAGAQLLAYILENVYQTPYEKLVEKYIEKPLHMQSATSVKAGNNLLAVGHNEKGSRMPYHFIDNLEPSGGLRYSAADMVKYLAFQLAETNKAVVLSHQPTWGSLEEEAIGLNWNMRKTADSKRQLLHTGGTFGFASYCSFYPELGFGIVVLSNESDRGTQGRLYEVADQIVAGIYGVPPGLQAFQSSLATSKYNQALDVYKAVKKKHPDLHLTEEYVNEWGYKLARAGNPKQAIELFKLNVSLHPNSWNTYDSLAEAYEMTGNNALAISNYKQSLALNPKNTGAVEHLKKLGATANK from the coding sequence ATGACTGCAAACCGCTGCGCTATTCTCACTTGGTTGTTCGCTTCGACCCTTTCATTCGCCTCAGCGCAGTCCACTGCGCCGGCAACAGGTCGCAACTTGAAAAGTCAGCTAGACTTAGTTGTGCAGCGGGAGGGGGCGGCCTTTATTAAAGAGCCGACCCGAGTGGGGCTGTCAATTGGCATCATCAAAGACAAGCAAACCTACTTCTACAATTTCGGTACCACCGAGAAAGGAACGAACAAAGCGCCAACTCAGAACACCGTTTACGAAATCGGCTCTGTCAGCAAAACGTTTGCTAGCCTTTTGCTGGCGCAGGCCGTGGCGGAGAAGCGGCTAAGCCTAGAGGATGACGTGCGCAACTACTTGAAAGGGGCTTATCCAAACCTGGCGTACGCCGGCAAGCCGATCAAGCTGCTGCACCTGGCCAACACCACTTCCGCCTTACCCGACAATCTGCCCGACCGAAGTGCTGTACTGCAACAAGCCAACCCCGATTCTATACCGGCGCTTATTCTCCGAGCCGCTCGCACCTACACCAAACAAAATTTCTACGACGACCTGCATACCGTTAAGCTCGATACCGTGCCCGGGCTAATTCCGCGGCATTCCAATGCCGGGGCTCAACTTCTGGCCTACATCCTCGAAAACGTCTACCAGACTCCGTACGAGAAGCTAGTGGAGAAGTACATTGAAAAGCCGCTGCACATGCAGAGCGCCACGAGTGTAAAAGCCGGCAACAACTTATTGGCGGTTGGGCACAACGAAAAGGGCAGCCGCATGCCCTACCACTTCATTGATAACTTGGAGCCGTCGGGTGGGTTGCGGTACAGCGCGGCCGATATGGTGAAGTATCTGGCTTTTCAGCTCGCAGAAACCAATAAGGCTGTAGTGCTAAGTCACCAGCCAACGTGGGGTAGCTTGGAGGAAGAGGCCATTGGCTTGAACTGGAATATGCGCAAGACCGCCGACAGCAAACGTCAGCTTTTGCACACGGGCGGCACCTTTGGATTTGCTAGCTACTGTAGCTTTTATCCCGAACTCGGCTTTGGCATTGTGGTGCTGTCCAACGAATCGGATAGAGGAACGCAAGGCCGGCTTTATGAAGTAGCCGACCAGATAGTAGCAGGCATCTACGGCGTACCACCCGGTCTTCAAGCTTTCCAAAGCAGCCTAGCTACGAGCAAGTACAACCAAGCCCTCGACGTGTATAAAGCAGTCAAGAAAAAGCATCCTGACCTGCACCTTACCGAAGAGTACGTAAATGAATGGGGCTATAAGCTAGCTCGTGCAGGCAACCCCAAGCAGGCTATCGAGTTATTCAAACTAAATGTCAGCCTGCATCCCAACAGCTGGAACACCTACGACAGCTTAGCAGAAGCCTACGAAATGACTGGCAACAACGCGCTTGCCATCAGCAACTACAAGCAGTCGTTGGCCTTGAATCCGAAGAATACCGGCGCAGTCGAGCACCTCAAGAAACTCGGGGCAACAGCAAATAAGTAG